The genomic stretch CGACCATGGACGTGGTCGTGGTCTTGCCGTGGGCGCCGGCCACGGTGATCGCGGTCTGTTCATTGACCAATTGGGCCAGGACCTCGGCGCGGCGCAGCAGGGGGATCTTGCGGCTGACGGATTCAATACGTTCAGGATTGGCGATGGACACCGCCGAGGAGTAGACCACGAAATCGGGGCCCCGGACATTGCTGGCATGATGCCCGATGGTGATCTCGGCCCCGTTTTCTTTCAACCGGCCGGTCAGGTCGCTCGCTTTTAAGTCCGAACCGCTGACCTTATGTCCCTTGGCCAAAAGCAACGAGGCCAAAGCCCCCATGCCGATGCCGCCGATGCCGATCAGATGATAATGTTTGCGCATACCTTTAACCGCCCTGAAGGCGCCTCAACCACATGGCATTGAGATCTTCCAAACTCTTGATGTGTACATACGTTTGACGCAAGGCATCTTCAAAACGCGTGTTCTTCTTGAGTTCCCGGCAAAGTTTGTAAAAATGCTGCTCGTCAAATTCAGTGATCAGGAAATACACGGCGCTGGCCGCCTCGGCATAAAAAAGCTGGACGGTATTTTCATCCGTATCTCTATATAATCGCATATCCGCCAATCCAGTTAAAGGAATAAATTGACCTTTTTCAATGGCTTGGCGCACAGCGCGGTCAGAACCGAAACGTTTGGCCTTTTCCTGGTACATGGCCACCCCCTCCTCAAACCACAAAGGGACATCCGCGGACATGCCGACGAATTCGCGGAAGATGATATGCCCCAGCTCGTGGGGGAGCATGGAATCAAAAAACCCTTGCGCCGACGGGTAGGTCTTGATCACCTTTGCCTCCGCCAGGGCCGTTCCGTG from Candidatus Omnitrophota bacterium encodes the following:
- a CDS encoding peptidase MA family metallohydrolase; translated protein: MNVVGRVGLTVLCMFLTSDVFAAPSSQKWEEQKGQNFIIYDRDVPQDFVDTVMASAEEDFRRVTANLGISRYQSWSWDKRAVIYIYRDEEDYVLNGGQAGWSHGTALAEAKVIKTYPSAQGFFDSMLPHELGHIIFREFVGMSADVPLWFEEGVAMYQEKAKRFGSDRAVRQAIEKGQFIPLTGLADMRLYRDTDENTVQLFYAEAASAVYFLITEFDEQHFYKLCRELKKNTRFEDALRQTYVHIKSLEDLNAMWLRRLQGG